One Amblyomma americanum isolate KBUSLIRL-KWMA chromosome 8, ASM5285725v1, whole genome shotgun sequence DNA window includes the following coding sequences:
- the LOC144101310 gene encoding progestin and adipoQ receptor family member 3-like, translating to MELLFAHARSLRLWRASVPLLRRFGVGAPGPLCRFEDLPPDQRHNPYILTGYRRCRSRAACLRSLLQWHNETVNVWSNLLTLALLVALLVEDHASRFARLRVALAHRALLTAMALAYAAMLLLSAIYHTLNCTREARAWYRLDFAGVWFSVVAYVLGFTALQFRGIWRAVHLTAALLAALPSLALAMSSRYTDPRHDTSRIRAMGGFALYSLLPLAHHATCGEASLVARTLPGHLAVLLLLAASLFVFVSRFPERRWPGAVDMLGSSHQIWHVGVGASVLLAHELQLAYVTS from the coding sequence ATGGAGCTGCTGTTCGCTCACGCGCGTTCCTTGCGACTTTGGCGCGCCAGCGTGCCGCTTCTTCGCCGCTTCGGCGTCGGCGCCCCGGGCCCACTGTGCCGCTTCGAAGACCTGCCCCCCGACCAGCGGCACAACCCGTACATCCTGACGGGCTACCGGCGCTGCCGCAGTCGCGCCGCCTGCCTGCGCAGCCTGCTGCAGTGGCACAACGAGACGGTCAACGTGTGGAGCAACCTACTCACGCTGGCGCTGCTCGTGGCCCTACTCGTCGAGGACCACGCGAGCCGCTTCGCCAGGCTCCGCGTCGCGCTCGCCCACCGGGCCCTGCTCACCGCCATGGCGCTTGCCTACGCTGCCATGCTGCTCCTGTCCGCCATCTACCACACGCTCAACTGCACGCGCGAGGCCCGAGCCTGGTACCGGTTGGACTTCGCCGGCGTCTGGTTCAGCGTGGTCGCCTACGTCCTGGGCTTCACGGCGCTCCAGTTCCGCGGGATCTGGCGCGCCGTACACCTGACGGCGGCGTTGCTGGCCGCGCTGCCGTCGCTGGCGTTAGCGATGTCCTCGCGCTACACGGACCCGCGCCACGATACGTCCCGGATCCGGGCCATGGGCGGCTTTGCTCTGTACAGCCTGCTACCGTTGGCCCACCACGCGACGTGCGGAGAGGCCTCCCTGGTGGCCCGTACGTTGCCGGGACACCTGGCCGTGCTCCTCCTGTTGGCAGCATCTCTCTTCGTGTTCGTGTCGCGGTTTCCGGAGCGTCGCTGGCCCGGAGCGGTGGATATGCTGGGCTCGAGCCATCAGATCTGGCATGTGGGTGTCGGCGCCAGTGTGCTGCTGGCTCACGAATTGCAGCTCGCCTACGTGACCAGCTAG
- the LOC144100201 gene encoding uncharacterized protein LOC144100201: MASRFHIAAAVLLTLALVAVLSSAQDYPPQGRPGGGAGRDCYYVCFLDSCTRRKCYYTCNRPRYCEEEHASLLLSSGGGEEDGLGQLPSPGSDTVDSADEPSSVPEPAATPTA, from the exons ATGGCTTCGAGGTTTCACATCGCCGCGGCCGTGTTGCTGACGCTGGCCCTGGTCGCTGTCCTGTCGTCGGCGCAAGACTACCCTCCCCAGGGAAGGCCCGGCGGTGGAGCTGGACGCGACTGTTACTACGTCTGCTTCCTGGACAGCTGCACGCGACGCAAGTGCTACTACACATGCAACAGGCCCCGGTACTGTGAAGAGGAGCACGCTTCGCTGCTGCTCTCAAGTG GGGGAGGAGAAGAAGACGGCCTAGGCCAGCTGCCTTCTCCTGGCAGCGACACCGTGGACAGCGCGGACGAGCCGAGCAGCGTACCAGAGCCTGCCGCTACGCCGACCGCCTGA